Sequence from the Aromatoleum petrolei genome:
CGAAGGCAATCAGGCTGCGGCGCAAGAGAGTGGATTTCATGGTGGCTTTCTCCGGTGAATTGAATTCGATGGAGAAAATCTACCGACTTGCGCTGATTACCTGAACGAAGAAAAACTGAAATGTATAGTCACAAACGACATGGCCTCCGCCCGTTGAACGGGAGGAGGCCATGCAGCCGGCCCTGTGCAGGCCGGTCAAGCCGATCCGGGTCAGGCGGCGAAGTTCTTCGCGGCGAAGTCCCAGTTGGCGAGGCTGTTCAGGAAAGTCGCGACGAAGTCCGGGCGACGGTTGCGGTAGTCGATGTAATAGGCGTGTTCCCACACATCGATACAGAGCAGGGCCTTGTCGCCGGTCGTCAGCGGAGTGCCGGCGGCGCCCATGTTGACGATGTCGACGCTGCCGTCGGCCTTCTTCACCAGCCAGGTCCAGCCCGAACCGAAGTTGCCCACGGCCGAGGTCGTGAAGGCCTTCTTGAAGTCCTCGAAGCTGCCCCACTTAACCTTGATCGCTTCGGCCAGCGCGCCCGTCGGCTCGCCGCCGCCGTTCGGCTTCATGCCGTTCCAGAAGAAGGTGTGGTTCCAAACCTGCGCGGAGTTGTTATACACGCCGCCGGCGGGGGCCTTCTTGATGATCGCCTCGAGGTCGAGGTTCTCGTACTCGGTGCCCTTGATCAGGTTGTTGAGGTTGGTCACATAGGCCTGGTGGTGCTTGCCGTAGTGGAACTCCATGGTCTCGGCCGAGATGTGCGGAGCCAGGGCGTCCTTCGCATAGGGCAGGGGGGGCAGGGTATGTTCCATTTGTTCTCCTTCCTGTTTCGTTTCAGGGTTGTCGGGGTTAAAGCCTGACTATTCTAGTCGGGATTGAGCCCCGCTGGCAATCCGGCGGGCCGTGCAGCCTGTCCGCGGGAGTATCCTGCAACGCGCTGCAGCGCGTGCTTCATGCTTTCGTGCTATTCACGATAGCACGCAGATGCCCGATTGCGAGTTCCACCGAGATCTCCTCGCCTGCCGTCGTCTCGTCGGCGTGCCTCAGGATTCGCCCCTCGGCATCGCGCGTGATGCTGTAGCCGCGCGCCAGCACCGCCTGCGGCGCCAGGTGCTGCAGGTGGGTCGCCAGCGTGGCGAGTCGCTCCGCACGGCGCTGCACGAGGCGTTCACCTGCTACGCTGAGCCTTTGCGCCGCACGGGCACAGCGCTCCATCTCCCGGCGCAGGTCGGGCTCGCGGGCGACGAGGCGCAGTTCCAGGACGCGGCGTGTTCCTTCCATGCGTTCCAGGCGGCGCGCCATCGACGCGCCCAGGCGTGTGGCGAGCAGT
This genomic interval carries:
- a CDS encoding superoxide dismutase, which encodes MEHTLPPLPYAKDALAPHISAETMEFHYGKHHQAYVTNLNNLIKGTEYENLDLEAIIKKAPAGGVYNNSAQVWNHTFFWNGMKPNGGGEPTGALAEAIKVKWGSFEDFKKAFTTSAVGNFGSGWTWLVKKADGSVDIVNMGAAGTPLTTGDKALLCIDVWEHAYYIDYRNRRPDFVATFLNSLANWDFAAKNFAA